One genomic region from Quercus robur chromosome 4, dhQueRobu3.1, whole genome shotgun sequence encodes:
- the LOC126724017 gene encoding putative disease resistance protein At3g14460, translated as MGGVGKTTLARLVYNDNRVKENFDLKAWVCVSDTFDSFRIAKTILEEITLSNCDIHSLNLLQIRIRESLKGKKFLLVLDDVWNEEYIAWDKLVTMLRCGAKEIKIIITTRSENVATIVQPISIHHLMQLSDEECWLLFAKHAFKNGELNLDKELVGRKIVCKCKGLPLAAKAVGGMLQSKQDLREWNHILESDIWDLPGGESSILPALRLSYNYLPSHLKRCFTYCSIFPKDFEFSKEELVLLWMAEDLLLKPKGNGSMEEIGEQYFDELITRSFFQRSNNDELCFIMHDLFNDLAKFISGEFCFRLEIDNSLEITKKMRHLSYFPTKFVVPKKFKESYEAKNLRTFLGLKSPSTSNFRINFISTMEINDLLCTFKCLRVLSLSLYILINVLPDSVGNLKHLRYLNLNGTFIKGLPDSVCGLYNLQTLLLRNCCSLVELPTNMGRLVNLRHLDIRGTPLKGMPMHMGKLRSLQNLSAFCVGKEKQSGSSIKELGEIPHLSGSLCISNLENVYQTRDAKEVNLKDKKGLSELKLKWGSGHENYDSEQEREVLEQLCPHTNLKSLSIISYYGAEYPSWLGACSFSNMVSLKLDDCRYCSSLPPLGQLLALKELSIEGLGRVSCVDSEFYGDGSWATNKPFESLEKLTFKWMPEWKEWFIFEGGVFPTLRELRIIGCPKLTGNLPSLLPSLSVIEIRYCPQLVASLPSPSALHELALMNCDKVALKELSPKLQSLAVGGCHASLPEGGLPTTLKTLQINGVLQLPWSRHYPSVESLNVERGPGSLWSLPLEFFPKLKSVEIRYSDNLESLSASDKSLLDLTSLTKLTIHSCPNFVSFPIGGLCAPNLTQISIAGCKKLKSLAECMHTLLPSLIYLNLWDCPELESFPEGGLPSNLQMLEIVLCEKLFLRRMEWGLQSLHSLREIIIRYYGREVGSFTEEALLPPSLIRLDISFPHLTSLNGKGFQHLTLLKQLEILNCDNLQRLPEEGFPASLSILDIYKCPLLKKRYRRKNGKEWRKISHIPIIRIDRVVIT; from the coding sequence ATGGGTGGGGTTGGTAAAACAACCCTTGCTCGGCTTGTATATAATGACAACCGAGTAAAGGAGAATTTTGATCTCAAagcatgggtttgtgtttcagACACATTTGATAGTTTTAGAATAGCAAAAACTATTCTTGAAGAGATCACTTTGTCTAACTGTGACATTCATAGCTTGAATTTGTTACAAATTAGAATAAGAGAGAGCTTAAAGGGAAAGAAGTTTCTCCTTGTTTTAGATGATGTTTGGAATGAGGAATATATTGCTTGGGATAAGTTAGTTACAATGCTTAGATGTGGGGCAAAAGAGATCAAAATCATTATTACAACACGTAGTGAAAATGTTGCGACAATTGTGCAGCCTATTTCAATTCATCATCTAATGCAATTGTCTGATGAAGAATGCTGGTTGTTATTTGCAAAGCATGCATTTAAGAATGGAGAATTGAATTTAGATAAAGAACTAGTTGGTAGAAAAATTGTTTGTAAGTGTAAAGGTTTGCCTTTAGCTGCAAAAGCAGTTGGGGGTATGTTGCAATCTAAACAAGACCTAAGAGAGTGGAATCATATTTTGGAGAGTGATATATGGGATCTACCAGGAGGTGAAAGTAGTATCCTTCCAGCTCTAAGATTGAGCTACAACTACCTCCCATCACATTTGAAACGATGCTTTACTTATTGCTCAATCTTTCCAaaggattttgaattttcaaaggaGGAGTTAGTCTTGTTGTGGATGGCAGAAGATTTATTGTTGAAACCCAAGGGAAATGGAAGCATGGAAGAAATAGGTGAACAATACTTTGATGAGCTAATAACGAGATCATTTTTTCAACGATCAAATAATGATGAACTATGTTTCATAATGCATGACCTTTTTAATGACTTAGCAAAATTTATATCTGGAGAATTTTGTTTTAGGTTGGAGATTGATAACTcacttgaaattacaaaaaagatGCGTCATTTGTCATATTTTCCAACTAAATTTGTTGTCCCTAAGAAATTTAAGGAGTCTTATGAAGCTAAGAATTTGCGAACATTCTTGGGACTAAAATCGCCATCTACGTCAAATTTCAGGATTAATTTTATATCAACAATGGAGATAAATGATTTGTTATGCACATTTAAGTGTTTACGAGTATTATCATTGTCTCTctacatattaataaatgtGTTGCCCGATTCTGTTGGAAATTTGAAACACCTTCGCTATTTGAATCTTAATGGCACCTTTATCAAAGGCTTGCCTGATTCTGTGTGTGGTTTGTATAATTTGCAAACCTTGTTATTGAGGAATTGTTGTTCCCTCGTAGAGTTGCCAACCAACATGGGAAGACTCGTAAACTTACGTCACCTAGATATAAGAGGGACCCCTTTGAAAGGGATGCCAATGCACATGGGTAAATTAAGAAGCCTCCAAAATTTAAGTGCTTTTTGtgtgggaaaagaaaaacaaagtggGAGTAGCATTAAAGAGTTAGGAGAGATTCCACATCTTTCTGGATCATTGTGTATATCAAACTTGGAAAACGTTTATCAAACAAGAGATGCAAAGGAGGTTAATTTGAAGGATAAGAAGGGCTTGTCAGAGTTGAAGTTGAAATGGGGAAGCGGTCATGAGAACTATGATTCAGAACAAGAAAGAGAAGTGCTTGAGCAGTTGTGTCCTCATACGAACTTGAAATCTCTCTCCATCATATCTTATTATGGTGCAGAATATCCAAGTTGGTTAGGAGCATGTTCATTCTCTAATATGGTGTCCCTAAAGCTTGACGATTGTAGATACTGTTCCTCCTTGCCTCCACTTGGGCAGCTACTTGCCCTTAAGGAACTCTCAATTGAAGGTTTGGGCAGAGTATCATGTGTGGATAGTGAGTTCTACGGGGATGGCTCTTGGGCAACTAATAAGCCATTCGAATCCCTAgaaaaattaacatttaaatGGATGCCAGAGTGGAAGGAATGGTTTATATTTGAAGGCGGAGTTTTCCCAACCCTCCGAGAGCTTCGCATTATCGGATGTCCCAAGCTTACAGGAAATCTGCCCAGTTTACTTCCTTCTTTAAGTGTAATTGAAATTAGATATTGTCCCCAGCTTGTTGCTTCACTTCCTAGTCCTTCGGCTCTACATGAATTGGCCTTGATGAATTGTGATAAGGTGGCGTTGAAGGAATTATCACCTAAGCTGCAAAGTCTCGCAGTTGGAGGTTGCCATGCGTCTCTCCCCGAAGGTGGTCTACCCACTACTTTAAAAACACTCCAAATCAATGGAGTGCTTCAGTTGCCATGGAGCCGTCACTATCCATCAGTTGAGAGCTTGAACGTAGAGAGAGGTCCTGGTTCACTTTGGTCTTTACCATTAGAgtttttcccaaaactcaaATCTGTCGAAATTAGGTATTCTGATAATCTTGAATCTCTTTCGGCATCAGATAAATCTCTCTTGGATCTAACTTCTCTCACTAAATTGACCATCCATTCCTGCCCTAATTTTGTATCCTTTCCCATCGGGGGACTGTGCGCCCCAAATTTGACACAGATTTCTATTGCTGGCTGTAAAAAGTTAAAGTCACTTGCTGAATGTATGCACACCCTCCTCCCATCtcttatatatttgaatttgtgGGACTGTCCAGAACTGGAATCATTTCCTGAAGGGGGTTTGCCCTCCAATTTACAAATGCTTGAAATCGTGTTGTGCGAGAAACTCTTTCTCAGACGCATGGAGTGGGGTTTACAGAGTCTTCACTCTCTCAGAGAAATTATAATTCGGTATTACGGCAGAGAAGTGGGTTCCTTTACAGAGGAGGCGTTGTTGCCCCCTTCTCTTATCCGCCTCGACATTTCATTTCCACATCTGACATCACTCAATGGCAAGGGATTTCAACACCTTACCTTGCTTAAACAGTTGGAGATTTTGAACTGCGATAACCTCCAGCGCTTACCAGAAGAGGGCTTTCCCGCCTCCCTTTCTATTCTAGATATTTATAAGTGCCCTTTGCTAAAAAAGCGGTATCGGagaaagaatggaaaagaatggcgCAAAATTTCTCATATCCCCATCATAAGGATTGACCGTGTAGTCATCACATAA